In one Nerophis ophidion isolate RoL-2023_Sa unplaced genomic scaffold, RoL_Noph_v1.0 HiC_scaffold_35, whole genome shotgun sequence genomic region, the following are encoded:
- the LOC133546642 gene encoding gastrula zinc finger protein XlCGF8.2DB-like, with translation MRTEEPQPSHIKKEEEYPLIPHFKKEEEDPLTPHFKKEVVDPLTPHSKEEEEDQEAPHIKEEEEEEGISQPKWLEEFPVTGVPVKSEGDEVKGESEERGGGEPPSSSSTQHMTTEADGDHCGGSQADKLLAPLSDSEDTTSHSPDTDDEDSKDDKTCHTDNTHFTSSLCHKTFKYHCRLKRHMRTHTGEKPFSCSECGKGFTRSQHLKVHMRTHTGERPFLCSICGKVFIQRYYLKSHMSTHTGGKHCSCSECGKNYTQSHNLKTHMRIDTGEKPFSCSICGKNFTRRQHFKTHMTIHTGEKPFSCSICVKNFTQRQSLKVHMRLHNGEKKCFLLRLW, from the coding sequence atgcggacagaggagccacagccctcccacattaagaaggaagaggaatacccactgataccccattttaaaaaggaagaggaggacccactgacaccccattttaaaaaggaagtggtGGATCCACTGACTCCTCACtctaaggaggaagaggaggaccaagaggcgccgcacattaaagaggaagaggaggaagagggcatcagtcagcctaaatggttggaggagttcccagtgactggtgtccctgtgaagagtgaaggtgatgaggtgaaaggtgaaagtgaggagaggggagggggggagcctccaagcagcagctcaacacaacacatgacaacagaagctgatggagaccactgtggaggatcacaagcagacaagctcttagctccactatcagatagtgaggacacaacgtcacactctcctgacactgatgatgaagactctaaagatgataagacatgtcacactgacaacactcacttcacatcttctctctgtcacaaaacttttaaataccattgtcgtctgaaaagacacatgagaacacacactggagaaaaacctttttcttgctcagaatgtggtaaaggttttacacgaagtcaacatttgaaagtacacatgagaacacacactggagaaagaccttttttatgttcaatctgtgggAAAGTTTTTATTCAAAGGTACTATTTAAAAtcacacatgagtacacacactggaggaaaacattgttcctgctcagaatgtggtaaaaattatactcaaagccataatttgaaaacacacatgagaatagacactggagaaaaacctttttcatgttcaatctgtggtaaaaattttactcgaaggcaacattttaaaacacacatgacaatacacactggagaaaaacctttttcatgttcaatttgtgtcaaaaattttactcaaaggcaatctttgaaagtacatatgagattacacaatggagaaaaaaaatgtttcctgctcagactgtggtaa